In Mus musculus strain C57BL/6J chromosome 9, GRCm38.p6 C57BL/6J, one genomic interval encodes:
- the Cyb561d2 gene encoding cytochrome b561 domain-containing protein 2 isoform b (isoform b is encoded by transcript variant 3), with amino-acid sequence MRRPLLIPGLFSWHPVLMSLAFSFLMTEALLMFSPESSLLRSLSRKVRARCHWVLQLLALLCALLGLGLVILHKEQLGKAHLTTRHGQAGLLAVLWAGLQCSGGMGLLYPKLLPRWPLAKLKLYHATSGLVGYLLGSASLLLGMFSLWFTATVTGGAWYLAVLCPILTSLVIMNQVSNAYLYRKRIQP; translated from the exons ATGAGGCGCCCTCTTCTCATTCCAGGTCTGTTCTCCTGGCACCCCGTTCTTATGTCTCTGGCT TTCTCCTTCCTGATGACCGAGGCACTCCTGATGTTCTCTCCTGAGAGTTCCCTGCTGCGGTCCCTCTCTCGGAAGGTCCGCGCACGCTGCCACTGGGTGCTCCAGCTGCTGGCCCTACTCTGTGCTCTGCTGGGTCTAGGTCTTGTCATCCTCCACAAAGAGCAGCTTGGCAAAGCACACCTGACCACTCGGCATGGGCAGGCAGGGCTGTTAGCTGTGCTGTGGGCAGGTCTGCAGTGTTCAGGGGGCATGGGGCTGCTCTACCCCAAGTTGCTGCCCCGATGGCCCCTGGCAAAGCTGAAACTCTACCACGCCACTTCTGGGTTGGTGGGCTACCTGCTGGGCAGTGCCAGCCTCCTGTTGGGCATGTTCTCACTCTGGTTCACTGCCACTGTCACTGGTGGTGCCTGGTACCTGGCTGTGTTGTGCCCCATCCTCACCAGTTTGGTAATCATGAACCAAGTGAGCAATGCCTACCTGTACCGCAAGAGGATCCAGCCATGA
- the Cyb561d2 gene encoding cytochrome b561 domain-containing protein 2 isoform X2 — MALSVETESHIYRALRTASGAAAHLVALGFTIFVAVLARPGSSLFSWHPVLMSLAFSFLMTEALLMFSPESSLLRSLSRKVRARCHWVLQLLALLCALLGLGLVILHKEQLGKAHLTTRHGQAGLLAVLWAGLQCSGGMGLLYPKLLPRWPLAKLKLYHATSGLVGYLLGSASLLLGMFSLWFTATVTGGAWYLAVLCPILTSLVIMNQVSNAYLYRKRIQP; from the exons ATGGCCCTTTCTGTGGAGACGGAGTCGCATATCTACCGagctctgcgcactgcctctggGGCTGCAGCCCACCTCGTGGCGTTAGGCTTTACCATCTTTGTTGCTGTGCTTGCCAGACCTGGCTCCA GTCTGTTCTCCTGGCACCCCGTTCTTATGTCTCTGGCT TTCTCCTTCCTGATGACCGAGGCACTCCTGATGTTCTCTCCTGAGAGTTCCCTGCTGCGGTCCCTCTCTCGGAAGGTCCGCGCACGCTGCCACTGGGTGCTCCAGCTGCTGGCCCTACTCTGTGCTCTGCTGGGTCTAGGTCTTGTCATCCTCCACAAAGAGCAGCTTGGCAAAGCACACCTGACCACTCGGCATGGGCAGGCAGGGCTGTTAGCTGTGCTGTGGGCAGGTCTGCAGTGTTCAGGGGGCATGGGGCTGCTCTACCCCAAGTTGCTGCCCCGATGGCCCCTGGCAAAGCTGAAACTCTACCACGCCACTTCTGGGTTGGTGGGCTACCTGCTGGGCAGTGCCAGCCTCCTGTTGGGCATGTTCTCACTCTGGTTCACTGCCACTGTCACTGGTGGTGCCTGGTACCTGGCTGTGTTGTGCCCCATCCTCACCAGTTTGGTAATCATGAACCAAGTGAGCAATGCCTACCTGTACCGCAAGAGGATCCAGCCATGA
- the Cyb561d2 gene encoding cytochrome b561 domain-containing protein 2 isoform X1, protein MTCCILGFVVFLLPLGRCDRYHFKYRCLTGCAAIGWADHGPFCGDGVAYLPSSAHCLWGCSPPRGVRLYHLCCCACQTWLHSMRRPLLIPGLFSWHPVLMSLAFSFLMTEALLMFSPESSLLRSLSRKVRARCHWVLQLLALLCALLGLGLVILHKEQLGKAHLTTRHGQAGLLAVLWAGLQCSGGMGLLYPKLLPRWPLAKLKLYHATSGLVGYLLGSASLLLGMFSLWFTATVTGGAWYLAVLCPILTSLVIMNQVSNAYLYRKRIQP, encoded by the exons ATGACGTGCTGCATTCTGGGATTTGTagtcttcctcctcccacttgGAAGGTGCGATCGTTACCACTTCAAATACAGGTGTTTGACAG GCTGTGCAGCTATCGGCTGGGCTGACCATGGCCCTTTCTGTGGAGACGGAGTCGCATATCTACCGagctctgcgcactgcctctggGGCTGCAGCCCACCTCGTGGCGTTAGGCTTTACCATCTTTGTTGCTGTGCTTGCCAGACCTGGCTCCA TTCCATGAGGCGCCCTCTTCTCATTCCAGGTCTGTTCTCCTGGCACCCCGTTCTTATGTCTCTGGCT TTCTCCTTCCTGATGACCGAGGCACTCCTGATGTTCTCTCCTGAGAGTTCCCTGCTGCGGTCCCTCTCTCGGAAGGTCCGCGCACGCTGCCACTGGGTGCTCCAGCTGCTGGCCCTACTCTGTGCTCTGCTGGGTCTAGGTCTTGTCATCCTCCACAAAGAGCAGCTTGGCAAAGCACACCTGACCACTCGGCATGGGCAGGCAGGGCTGTTAGCTGTGCTGTGGGCAGGTCTGCAGTGTTCAGGGGGCATGGGGCTGCTCTACCCCAAGTTGCTGCCCCGATGGCCCCTGGCAAAGCTGAAACTCTACCACGCCACTTCTGGGTTGGTGGGCTACCTGCTGGGCAGTGCCAGCCTCCTGTTGGGCATGTTCTCACTCTGGTTCACTGCCACTGTCACTGGTGGTGCCTGGTACCTGGCTGTGTTGTGCCCCATCCTCACCAGTTTGGTAATCATGAACCAAGTGAGCAATGCCTACCTGTACCGCAAGAGGATCCAGCCATGA
- the Cyb561d2 gene encoding cytochrome b561 domain-containing protein 2 isoform c (isoform c is encoded by transcript variant 4) — protein sequence MSLAFSFLMTEALLMFSPESSLLRSLSRKVRARCHWVLQLLALLCALLGLGLVILHKEQLGKAHLTTRHGQAGLLAVLWAGLQCSGGMGLLYPKLLPRWPLAKLKLYHATSGLVGYLLGSASLLLGMFSLWFTATVTGGAWYLAVLCPILTSLVIMNQVSNAYLYRKRIQP from the exons ATGTCTCTGGCT TTCTCCTTCCTGATGACCGAGGCACTCCTGATGTTCTCTCCTGAGAGTTCCCTGCTGCGGTCCCTCTCTCGGAAGGTCCGCGCACGCTGCCACTGGGTGCTCCAGCTGCTGGCCCTACTCTGTGCTCTGCTGGGTCTAGGTCTTGTCATCCTCCACAAAGAGCAGCTTGGCAAAGCACACCTGACCACTCGGCATGGGCAGGCAGGGCTGTTAGCTGTGCTGTGGGCAGGTCTGCAGTGTTCAGGGGGCATGGGGCTGCTCTACCCCAAGTTGCTGCCCCGATGGCCCCTGGCAAAGCTGAAACTCTACCACGCCACTTCTGGGTTGGTGGGCTACCTGCTGGGCAGTGCCAGCCTCCTGTTGGGCATGTTCTCACTCTGGTTCACTGCCACTGTCACTGGTGGTGCCTGGTACCTGGCTGTGTTGTGCCCCATCCTCACCAGTTTGGTAATCATGAACCAAGTGAGCAATGCCTACCTGTACCGCAAGAGGATCCAGCCATGA
- the Nprl2 gene encoding GATOR complex protein NPRL2 isoform X2: protein MGSSCRIECIFFSEFHPTLGPKITYQVPEDFISRELFDTVQVYIITKPELQNKLITVTAMEKKLIGCPVCIEHKKYSRNALLFNLGFVCDAQAKTCALEPIVKKLAGYLTTLELESSFVSNEESKQKLVPIMTILLEELNASGRCTLPIDESNTIHLKVIEQRPDPPVAQEYDVPVFTKDKEDFFSSQWDLTTQQILPYIDGFRHVQKISAEADVELNLVRIAIQNLLYYGVVTLVSILQVVLQCVLPNTKSPGSGG, encoded by the exons ATGGGCAGCAGCTGCCGCATCGAATGTATATTCTTCAGCGAGTTCCACCCAACGCTGGGACCCAAAATTACCTATCAG GTCCCTGAGGATTTCATCTCGCGAGAACTGTTTGACACGGTCCAGGTGTACATCATCACCAAGCCCGAGTTACAGAACAAGCTCATCACTGT CACAGCCATGGAGAAGAAGCTGATTGGCTGCCCCGTGTGCATTGAACACAAGAAGTACAGCCGCAATGCTCTCCTCTTCAACCTGGGCTTTGTGTGTGACGCTCAGGCTAAGACTTGTGCCCTGGAACCCATCGTTAAAAAGCTGGCCGGCTACTTGACCACGCTGGAG CTTGAGAGCAGCTTTGTATCCAACGAGGAGAGCAAGCAGAAGCTGGTGCCCATCATGACCATCCTGCTGGAAGAGCTGAATGCCTCCGGCCGCTGCACTCTGCCCATTG ATGAATCCAACACCATCCACTTGAAGGTGATCGAGCAGCGGCCAGACCCTCCTGTTGCGCAGGAGTATGATGTGCCCGTCTTTACAAAGGACAAGGAGGATTTCTTCAGCTCACAGTGGGACCTTACCACACAGCAG ATCCTGCCCTACATTGACGGGTTTCGCCATGTCCAGAAGATCTCCGCTGAGGCAGACGTGGAACTCAACCTGGTGCGCATCGCCATTCAGAACCTGCT GTACTATGGTGTTGTGACACTGGTATCCATCCTCCAGGTAG tactccaatgtgtattGCCCAACACCAAAAGTCCAGGATCTGGTGGATGA
- the Nprl2 gene encoding GATOR complex protein NPRL2, with the protein MGSSCRIECIFFSEFHPTLGPKITYQVPEDFISRELFDTVQVYIITKPELQNKLITVTAMEKKLIGCPVCIEHKKYSRNALLFNLGFVCDAQAKTCALEPIVKKLAGYLTTLELESSFVSNEESKQKLVPIMTILLEELNASGRCTLPIDESNTIHLKVIEQRPDPPVAQEYDVPVFTKDKEDFFSSQWDLTTQQILPYIDGFRHVQKISAEADVELNLVRIAIQNLLYYGVVTLVSILQYSNVYCPTPKVQDLVDDKSLQEACLSYVTKQGHKRASLRDVFQLYCSLSPGTTVRDLIGRHPQQLQHVDERKLIQFGLMKNLIRRLQKYPVRVSREERSHPARLYTGCHSYDEICCKTGMSYHELDERLENDPNIIICWK; encoded by the exons ATGGGCAGCAGCTGCCGCATCGAATGTATATTCTTCAGCGAGTTCCACCCAACGCTGGGACCCAAAATTACCTATCAG GTCCCTGAGGATTTCATCTCGCGAGAACTGTTTGACACGGTCCAGGTGTACATCATCACCAAGCCCGAGTTACAGAACAAGCTCATCACTGT CACAGCCATGGAGAAGAAGCTGATTGGCTGCCCCGTGTGCATTGAACACAAGAAGTACAGCCGCAATGCTCTCCTCTTCAACCTGGGCTTTGTGTGTGACGCTCAGGCTAAGACTTGTGCCCTGGAACCCATCGTTAAAAAGCTGGCCGGCTACTTGACCACGCTGGAG CTTGAGAGCAGCTTTGTATCCAACGAGGAGAGCAAGCAGAAGCTGGTGCCCATCATGACCATCCTGCTGGAAGAGCTGAATGCCTCCGGCCGCTGCACTCTGCCCATTG ATGAATCCAACACCATCCACTTGAAGGTGATCGAGCAGCGGCCAGACCCTCCTGTTGCGCAGGAGTATGATGTGCCCGTCTTTACAAAGGACAAGGAGGATTTCTTCAGCTCACAGTGGGACCTTACCACACAGCAG ATCCTGCCCTACATTGACGGGTTTCGCCATGTCCAGAAGATCTCCGCTGAGGCAGACGTGGAACTCAACCTGGTGCGCATCGCCATTCAGAACCTGCT GTACTATGGTGTTGTGACACTGGTATCCATCCTCCAG tactccaatgtgtattGCCCAACACCAAAAGTCCAGGATCTGGTGGATGACAAGTCCCTGCAGGAGGCATGTCTGTCCTACGTCACCAAGCAAG GACACAAAAGGGCCAGTCTCCGAGATGTGTTCCAGCTATACTGCAGCCTGAGCCCTGGTACCACTGTGCGAGACCTCATTGGCCGCCACCCCCAGCAGTTACAACACGTTGATGAAAG GAAGCTGATCCAGTTTGGGCTGATGAAGAACCTTATCCGGAGACTACAGAAATATCCAGTCCGAGTGTCTCGGGAGGAGCGGAGCCACCCTGCCAGGCTTTACACGGGCTGTCACAGCTATGATGAGATCTGCTGCAAgacag GCATGAGCTACCATGAGCTGGACGAGCGACTAGAAAATGACCCCAACATCATCATCTGCTGGAAGTGA
- the Nprl2 gene encoding GATOR complex protein NPRL2 isoform X1, whose product MGSSCRIECIFFSEFHPTLGPKITYQVPEDFISRELFDTVQVYIITKPELQNKLITVTAMEKKLIGCPVCIEHKKYSRNALLFNLGFVCDAQAKTCALEPIVKKLAGYLTTLELESSFVSNEESKQKLVPIMTILLEELNASGRCTLPIDESNTIHLKVIEQRPDPPVAQEYDVPVFTKDKEDFFSSQWDLTTQQILPYIDGFRHVQKISAEADVELNLVRIAIQNLLYYGVVTLVSILQYSNVYCPTPKVQDLVDDKSLQEACLSYVTKQGHKRASLRDVFQLYCSLSPGTTVRDLIGRHPQQLQHVDERASVSGISPLSPTIAQEADPVWADEEPYPETTEISSPSVSGGAEPPCQALHGLSQL is encoded by the exons ATGGGCAGCAGCTGCCGCATCGAATGTATATTCTTCAGCGAGTTCCACCCAACGCTGGGACCCAAAATTACCTATCAG GTCCCTGAGGATTTCATCTCGCGAGAACTGTTTGACACGGTCCAGGTGTACATCATCACCAAGCCCGAGTTACAGAACAAGCTCATCACTGT CACAGCCATGGAGAAGAAGCTGATTGGCTGCCCCGTGTGCATTGAACACAAGAAGTACAGCCGCAATGCTCTCCTCTTCAACCTGGGCTTTGTGTGTGACGCTCAGGCTAAGACTTGTGCCCTGGAACCCATCGTTAAAAAGCTGGCCGGCTACTTGACCACGCTGGAG CTTGAGAGCAGCTTTGTATCCAACGAGGAGAGCAAGCAGAAGCTGGTGCCCATCATGACCATCCTGCTGGAAGAGCTGAATGCCTCCGGCCGCTGCACTCTGCCCATTG ATGAATCCAACACCATCCACTTGAAGGTGATCGAGCAGCGGCCAGACCCTCCTGTTGCGCAGGAGTATGATGTGCCCGTCTTTACAAAGGACAAGGAGGATTTCTTCAGCTCACAGTGGGACCTTACCACACAGCAG ATCCTGCCCTACATTGACGGGTTTCGCCATGTCCAGAAGATCTCCGCTGAGGCAGACGTGGAACTCAACCTGGTGCGCATCGCCATTCAGAACCTGCT GTACTATGGTGTTGTGACACTGGTATCCATCCTCCAG tactccaatgtgtattGCCCAACACCAAAAGTCCAGGATCTGGTGGATGACAAGTCCCTGCAGGAGGCATGTCTGTCCTACGTCACCAAGCAAG GACACAAAAGGGCCAGTCTCCGAGATGTGTTCCAGCTATACTGCAGCCTGAGCCCTGGTACCACTGTGCGAGACCTCATTGGCCGCCACCCCCAGCAGTTACAACACGTTGATGAAAG GGCTAGCGTGTCCGGGATATCACCTCTCTCCCCCACAATCGCTCAGGAAGCTGATCCAGTTTGGGCTGATGAAGAACCTTATCCGGAGACTACAGAAATATCCAGTCCGAGTGTCTCGGGAGGAGCGGAGCCACCCTGCCAGGCTTTACACGGGCTGTCACAGCTATGA
- the Nprl2 gene encoding GATOR complex protein NPRL2 isoform X3 — protein MPPAAALCPLVIEQRPDPPVAQEYDVPVFTKDKEDFFSSQWDLTTQQILPYIDGFRHVQKISAEADVELNLVRIAIQNLLYYGVVTLVSILQYSNVYCPTPKVQDLVDDKSLQEACLSYVTKQGHKRASLRDVFQLYCSLSPGTTVRDLIGRHPQQLQHVDERKLIQFGLMKNLIRRLQKYPVRVSREERSHPARLYTGCHSYDEICCKTGMSYHELDERLENDPNIIICWK, from the exons ATGCCTCCGGCCGCTGCACTCTGCCCATTG GTGATCGAGCAGCGGCCAGACCCTCCTGTTGCGCAGGAGTATGATGTGCCCGTCTTTACAAAGGACAAGGAGGATTTCTTCAGCTCACAGTGGGACCTTACCACACAGCAG ATCCTGCCCTACATTGACGGGTTTCGCCATGTCCAGAAGATCTCCGCTGAGGCAGACGTGGAACTCAACCTGGTGCGCATCGCCATTCAGAACCTGCT GTACTATGGTGTTGTGACACTGGTATCCATCCTCCAG tactccaatgtgtattGCCCAACACCAAAAGTCCAGGATCTGGTGGATGACAAGTCCCTGCAGGAGGCATGTCTGTCCTACGTCACCAAGCAAG GACACAAAAGGGCCAGTCTCCGAGATGTGTTCCAGCTATACTGCAGCCTGAGCCCTGGTACCACTGTGCGAGACCTCATTGGCCGCCACCCCCAGCAGTTACAACACGTTGATGAAAG GAAGCTGATCCAGTTTGGGCTGATGAAGAACCTTATCCGGAGACTACAGAAATATCCAGTCCGAGTGTCTCGGGAGGAGCGGAGCCACCCTGCCAGGCTTTACACGGGCTGTCACAGCTATGATGAGATCTGCTGCAAgacag GCATGAGCTACCATGAGCTGGACGAGCGACTAGAAAATGACCCCAACATCATCATCTGCTGGAAGTGA